DNA sequence from the Epinephelus fuscoguttatus linkage group LG2, E.fuscoguttatus.final_Chr_v1 genome:
cctaaatggatataaaagaaaaacaagatttaaCTGCTGTGAAAATGAGTGGGCAGGTTTGAAGCTCTGATTGGATTACTTGGTGTTAGTCAGACCTCCTGGGACAGACACACTCTTTTGTTATCAGGCGGAGATGCAGATGTAATCATGCTGCATGACAACAATCAACCAATAATGTGTTCAGCACCAAACACATCAGCTTGATTAATAACACAGCTTTGTTGTCACAGAGAGGCCACTTAAGATGTTCCTTCAAGTCCTAATAAAATCGGTTGTACAAAACAAACTTAAGTCATCTCCTgaaggtttcctcaaaataaaatcgGTTGCAAATACACCCTCACGTCTTCTCCTTGTGGTTTCCTTAAAATATTCACTTAAGTATTTAcggttttctccttgtcttgatCTCATACTTAAGGAATCCTTAGCCtattgcacaaaagaccttagcaaccaaagtcaggtaaaaaaaaacttaaggtacTTCTGATtctatcttaactgcaacatgaccgaGTTTAcggtgataaataaaaaaaaccccataacACCTCGAGAAGAGTGTTCTGCGACCAGGAGAACATGACGGACTTTCATTGCTTCTTCCTACAGTCgttttctggtatttggggatcaaatttacttttcagtttgtgctttctatgaGTGTATTCCTCCAGAAGCTTAATCTTGTCCTCCTCTGACCAAtttggttttcttgtcttcttttcttcttccatTTTTTCCACTATCTAACTATGAGCCACTTTTGTGAGACGACAACAGGCGTCACAAGcttgagtccaagcaaacaaacaatctccatggaaacttgtGTCGCTGTGAAATCTCTTTGAACACAGTAATTGAGTTGATGTTTCTCCTCAGCTAAGGAAGCCTTTGAAGGGATCCTGTTCAACTGtgtaaggagaaattaagcctcAAGTGTCACATGTAAGGAGgaaatttaaggtgttttgtgcaacctgcCAGTCTTTAATCTAAATGTACTGTCCTGTctggttttaatttatttctatatCCCCACACGTTAGTAACATGATCATAGTTGGTGTCCTGTGCTCAGCAGAGGGCCCAGAGTTTATGGACCTCCATCACAGACCACACATCATGAGGTACTTACTCTTTTCAGGGGCACTGTGCTTCTGAACCAGTTGTAGTCTGGAGACACTTTAATCTCCTCCATCTGAGgacacagtcagacacaaacattgagggaaacacacagactcCAGTAGCTAAATCACTAATTCAGCTGACACACACCTGACTCTGTCACATTAGCTTCCCTGCTAACTGTCAGTGTTGgtaaagataaaacaaacatggctgttaACAGTCGTTACAGTGAGAGCTCAGTAATAACCGAATATAACGTTATTAGCTGTGTCTAAATGTGATTTATGGGTGCTGTTACCGTGCTCGCTGTGGATGTTAGTCACCGTGTCCGAggaattttatccatatctaGGCAGCATTTTCTCCGGCTGCCTGACTGGTCATATGACTCCGAGTTCAAACACACTTCCGCAAAGCTTCTGCCACCGCCTACCGATAAAACCCAgcgtctgtgtctgtctgtctggttattggtctgcctgtctgtctgcagtctgTCCACTACACCATCATGTAGCTTAAAGACACTACAGTGTATTTAGAGGAACTAGCTGTTGCCATTTGTGGCGGTTACACTTCGCACATCGTCTCTCACTGTATGGACTGCGTTTGCGCATGCGCACACGAACATCCACATTAGTTCAtacctttgtttttgtgtgtttgtgtttctggacGTGTTAGTGACCTTAATGAGACATCCAACGGCACCCCAGAAGGGAAACATCTATTCATGGCTAAATGATTTAATAATGTATATCATAACTCACCTTCTGCTCTGTGTCAGGTCATCATCTGTTATTCAGCTCCTTTGAATGAACACTGGTCGCTACTGTGTGTTATCCTGGTTTGAATCATGTTCAGGATGTGACATCTAACATACCATGGACATTAAAGCGATGGCTCAGATGTTTGTGGTGGGGTTGCATGGGGTCAGAGGTGTAAATATAGATAGTGCAGGAAGTGCAGTTGGACCGCCTGTGCGGTGGGGAGAAGCTCCTGCAAATGATTCAGATCGCCACCTCAGAACTACACCTGTGCTCAAAGAAGAGCTCACActaaattaaaaatgcagccaTTTTACTATAGGCTATATGCCCTCAAAAATGAAAACCAGCCTCTGtcatggttttcttttcttctcttctcttttttttgtaaaacagtatttttgtcatatgCATGTATGCCTTGGTGATTTCTGGGTAACACGTCAGTTGATGTTGCCTAaggtcaagtctctatttgatcatgtgacaagacgatACGATCACATGATTTTAACTAGTTGATTACAGCCCTGGCTTTTATAACCTAGTGCAGGAGTAGGCAACCTGTTATGGAGTTAGacttgtgtctttattacatgcgagaaaataaatgatatgagagaaaaaaaaatatttgagaattttttttcacactgatagcaaaaaatgataatatttgagactaaaaaaaagttttgagagaaagtattttgtcataaataatttgagatttaaaaaatgatttccgaggaaaaaaaactctcaaaaaacttttttttactctcaaatattatttttttgctatcagtgtgaaacattttctctcaaaaaaattgtttctctcaaaacatttttcttctctctctcaaacctaagtctttgctctcgtgtcaggattttgcttttgctgcaaaaataatgtcatgggcaGGGCCAtgttcctattggccagtctcaatcgaattgacagctgggtgaggatcgtcttgggagtcgaattcaaatgaatcattcatccaccatggtggattcaCCGGCATAGATGTGCTGCGTTATTTGGGAGCGGAGACTCCAATGTTTGGGTAAGATGATGACGCAGATGATGAATGATTCACttgaattcgactcccaagacaatcctcacccagctgtcaattcgattgagactggccaataggaacatggccccgcccatgacattatttttgcagcgaaagcaaaatcctgacacgagagcaaagacttaggttttgagagagagaagaaaaatgattTGAGAGAAAGAAtttttttgagagaaaatgttttcgcactgataaaactttttttagtctcaaatatgattattttttgctatcagtgtgaaaactttttctctcaaatattttttttctctcatatcatttattttctcgcatgtaataaagacacaaatctaactccatatATAACATTCATTCACTGTGGAAAAATagaaaagcatgttggccgactTGGAtacttcattttaaagccgatatcaGCTGATACTTACGACATGCCGaaattattgtgcatccctataTCAAATAGTCATAaacagcccactgcagagtagccatcttgtggtaaaacatattaatgatgaGTGCTTATTTTAATCTGTTAGTGATGTTGAAAGGCTCATCTAGTGTTACCTTGATTATGAGGTCAAAGCTGAAATATATTTTGCCACACCAGACAGAGTTGATATTCAAGTTGCTGACCCTTGGCCTAGTAatttaatttcaattcaattttctcactatcacaaatcacaattttcctCAGAGGGCTTTGCAGCATtagacatccctctgtcctttggaccctcacaggggataaggaaaaactccccaaaaattacctttaatgggaaaaaaatggtggaaacctcaggaggagcaactgaggaggaatccctcttccaggacggacagatgtgcaataaatgttgtgtgtacagaacagatcagcataataaatgcACAGTGATGCATATGACTAAATGATACATTAAGAGAGGGAGAGTCAGAGATAGATGCAGGCgaacagtaatgacagtagctacaATAAAGTATTAATAACAATAGTATTTTGGTAGTGTACATGTTTTGTGCACATACTAATATATGACAGTATATGCAAGTGACAATTATATCCATAGTATTAGTGTGACTAATAAGaacagcagcagtaaaacacaaaaatgtcagaTTCCTTATTTTGAGTCGTGGCTGCAGTACCAACTTCCGCCACTGCGTGTTGTTGGCAGTGTGACCCACTGAAGGCATTAGAGCTGCCGTaaacaggaagaagaaacaGTCACGTGACGTCAACAAAATATGGCTCCATTGAAGGATTGAAAGAGTGGCTCTACGTGTATGAAGTGAATGTAACTTGTTAGATTATTACAGTACTCGTCATGGACAACAGATATCACCTCGCTCCGTCAGACACGCAGCAGCCTCCTCTCTATAATGGCGGTTATCTGGAGCCACCGTACGCCGCTAACAGACCTCCGCCGACCGGCGCGGCTCATGAACCAACACGTCCGGACCAGAGTGCTCCTCAGTGGGCACCTTCTCAGGGATATGACGGACACCCGTTCGGATTTAATCGCGATTTCCCCGCTCCTGTTCCCGTAGGAGGGGGTTTCGGAGGGCCTCGGTTGCCTCCTCCGTACGGATTTGACCCCTCCGTCCCGCCGCCTCCTTTCGGCTGTCCTCCACCAGGACACTTCCCCAACATGGTGACCCCCCCTCCGATACCCACATACAGCAGCCAGGGAGTCTCAACGTTTCAGACATTTCCCCAGCAGTTTAACCCTCCTCAGCCTGCTCGGTTTGACCTGGACCCCGggcagaaacagcagcaggagtATGAGGACTACTCCGAGGGTGGAGCTCCGTATGGCTGCCCACGGTTCCCCCCGCAGGGTCAGGACCATGACAGGAGTCCGGGACCAACAACTCAACCTGAGGATGAAGCAGCTGTGCAGAGGAGGCAGGATCGACAGTGGCTCGGACGTTTCTTACAAAGCAGAGACAAAACCTCCCCACAGATCCtccagcaggagcagcagacaCCCCACAGCTCTGTCCCGGACCTGAGACAGGCTCTGTACCGGGCAGCTCAGCTCGTCTCCCAGCTGGCTCAGTCCTGTGAAACTCTGAGGAACAACCTGGAGGATGAGTCTGTTTGGGCGGACTCGTATTCAGTGGCTTTAAATGTGAAGAGCGAGCTACAGGACAAACTCAGAGTCCTCAGTGACACTGAGAGTTTGGACAGATTAAAAGCTAAATTATCTCGGATTACAAAGACGAGGGCCCGGAGACAGAGAGCCAGGAAACTGCTCcagatggaggagaaactgagaGAGGAGCGAATCACTGAGAAAGAGGCTGCCATTAATAAATGGAGGATGCAGCAGATACatgaggtggaggagaagaagaaggtaaGGAGGTTACACACATTAAAGGTCCGATATTATGCTCATCTTCAGGATCAAACTTGTAttctgggtttctactagaacatgtttacatgctttaatgttcaaaacacacattgtttcTCATAAAGTCTGCCCGAACACACCTGCAGGCACTGTTTGTCTCTTAAAGTCCTGATCACACAGACAGTATTAGGCAGGTTGCACAACAGGAGGTgcactgcactgcctttttttaactGAATGCCACTAGGAAGAAAATGCTTGCTGCACCTtattattgttgccaggcaaccaccccttcacctccttaccctaaccttcccatgtaatcaatctaccatttatttattttattatttattgtatgtatcctgcagtaatcagtgtgtagttcCTGCCATGTTGAagcagagggtactgtctgtagctctggttgagggtgagaggctgtcagcagatgaacagagatctgtgtgggtacatgagaccctaaaaaagaggctggatcatggggagtaccaccagttggtccaggagcttctcctccatcatggacgtttacaggcatattttaggatgactcaggggcagtttgacaacctgctgtctataatcaggccgtatagctctgggtatccagcaaccacttccaccagtttctcctccattgtttaccaactgtaaacttgttgttatgaccaccacagaaggcccgcctctcaaatcatccgattaGACAATGGGAAAAGAAGCAGAGATGACTTTTCTACTCGGAGTTGAAGTTCTTTgaacttgaggagttcagagcactcaggcaaaaacaccaggcacctagagcacagaaatatatttgacattttgcatgAATTACTTTTGTGATTCAGCTAAACTTTATCCTGGGGAAACCCTGCTAATGGCATCTAGCCATATAGATATAGTTTTGATTATATTTACTCTGGTGTTTAGAACTGTATCTGTCAGTTTTTGCCCTTATCCAAGAACAATGGagaggaagggagtcagctTGAGATTTGCAAAGCATCAGTTACCCCTTTTATAACTGTTGACAGGTGATATCTGGGGATTTTTGTTTGAATATTACGGTAAAAGCTTTAAATACGTCCATTTATgcaaatgtatttcttttgtcatatttgatcAGGGTCCCATACTTTAAAGACTAATGGCTGTACACAGATCATCTCATGCTGGGATGTATAGCTCATTAAGACATCATGACCTGTGAACCACGGTAGCTTTATTTAGTCACAATGAGATAATGAGGGAGGAGtatcagaaaacaaaaatgaatggtcagatttgtgtctgtttctgcaCCAGGAGCGGGAGCTGAAACTGGCCGCAGACTCTGTTCTCTGTGAGGTGAGGAAAAAGCAGGCAGACGTGAAGAGGATGCAGGACATCCTGAGATCTCTGGAGAAACTGCGCAGACTGAGGAAAGAGGCTGCATTGAGGAAAGGTGAGAGTCACTCAGCCGTGCACCTTATTCCCAGTCCCATGATAGCATGTGTGATTATTGGGTGCAACTTCAGATCATAAGGGAAGACACCTGTAGCATGACGCCAACTCTCAAAGATGCACAGCCTGTAGCCTACAgcctgtaactgtgtgtgtgtggcaggtaTCGTCACCCAACCAGAGTGTGACGAGGCGTTCAGCAGCAGACTGGAGCAGCTGAGGAGTGTGATGAAGAAGAGGACGGCGGTTTACTCAGCAGAGGAGAAAGCTCTGATGGTGATGCTGgaaggagagcaggaggaggagaggaggagagagcggGAGAAACGAGTGAAGAAGGAAAGGGAGAGacacctgcagaggaaacagagagtgAACGCCATGTTGTTTGGAGGTAACACCTCAAACTCCTGTCGACACCAGAGGGGGAACAATAGCTCAACAGCAGTATGACTAAATCAcacgtgtgtgttttgtttctcagATGAGcttcctgctgattctgttctGCAGCCCTTCAGAGGATATTACACGCAGGCCGAGCGCTCACTGCACGCTTTACTACaaatcaggtaaaaaaaaaaaatagtcacaGTACAGAGTTATGGTAGCCTAAAAGGGACACGAGAAATAAATACAACCCTGATTCCAAACGCTGGGACAATGGGAGTCCAATGATTTTCTAATCCTTGTTTACATATATTCCATTGAGGaccaaaaaatctgaactgtcactttaagGCTCACGCATGCTGCTACCATGCAGCCATTGAAGTAAGCTTGAGGATGATGATGTAATTACTCGTTTACTGTAATATGTTTCTCTTTCAGGAGAGAGTGGGATGTGTTTGTGGTTCCAGCAGATCATCCCGACGGTTCTTCGGTTCCTCAGAGCTGGATCCTGCCAGACGCTCCGTCAGACCAGGCCTGGGCCTCTGCTCTGCAGACTGCTGACACTGAGTGAGACAGCTTCTGACTCACTGTATGTACAGTCTACCAGTGCCTGACATCCAACACTAAATCCAAACATACACTGCAGGAGTCTGTGGGAGGACTGTTGGTGTAAAGCCAGCTGAGGAGCGCATGTAAACAAGACCATAAGGAGCAAAGACGTTTGTAGAGCATTTAGAAGTTGTTTGTTCCAAAGCTGTTGACTTGAACAGGAAAAAGAGACAATGAACTTGTGATCTGTTCACTTTGATATCTTTTTCAAGCGATCTGCAGCGTGTTGGCGCTGTCAGACTGTTAATGTCTGATTTAATaaatgatgacagtgatgagaCGAGAACTGCAGAGGTCACAGAgtgaaatgctgctgctgtcgtGGAGATACTCTGAGTCAATAATAAAATACTGTACGTTTTTAAATCTCTCTGGATGTCTCACTGCTGTTTCCCCAAAACTATCCACAGCATTATGTCGTGTGAGGATGTACTTGTGTAAAAAGGCTTTATGATAAAATGCAGGTAAGATTTTagtgcaaaatttaaaaaaaaaaaaaaagaaagcaggcCATGTCATAGTGATAGATCATCTCGTTGAGCTCTGCCATGAGTCATAAATAATCACAACAGATATGAGAGAAGTCTGTCCAGTCATATTTCTGGATCAGGCagggcagctttatttgtaaaaCACATGTCACACACCAAGGCgattcaaagtgctttatagagcaatggaatataataaagtaTAGAGATTAACAATAAAAGAGTGAGGAGAAAAagatataaaaagtaaaataaattactaaatgctttacaataaaaaatccattaaaaatagcaaaaatacagaacaagaggtgcaaagataaaaatattattCAAAATTTTTAAAGTCTTTCAACAGAAAATCCTACACACGGCTCTTGCGCAGCTTCACAATTTATCGGCCCACCTGGACCTTTGTCAAGAGTGTTCAACACCATAATTTCCAACATTGAGcttaaatagaaactgccccacCCATTTCACAGGTGTGAGGGAATTAATCAGCTGTGGGTGTGTCTCAATAATTGACGACAGCCTGTGCACCATGTG
Encoded proteins:
- the pdcd7 gene encoding programmed cell death protein 7, whose protein sequence is MDNRYHLAPSDTQQPPLYNGGYLEPPYAANRPPPTGAAHEPTRPDQSAPQWAPSQGYDGHPFGFNRDFPAPVPVGGGFGGPRLPPPYGFDPSVPPPPFGCPPPGHFPNMVTPPPIPTYSSQGVSTFQTFPQQFNPPQPARFDLDPGQKQQQEYEDYSEGGAPYGCPRFPPQGQDHDRSPGPTTQPEDEAAVQRRQDRQWLGRFLQSRDKTSPQILQQEQQTPHSSVPDLRQALYRAAQLVSQLAQSCETLRNNLEDESVWADSYSVALNVKSELQDKLRVLSDTESLDRLKAKLSRITKTRARRQRARKLLQMEEKLREERITEKEAAINKWRMQQIHEVEEKKKERELKLAADSVLCEVRKKQADVKRMQDILRSLEKLRRLRKEAALRKGIVTQPECDEAFSSRLEQLRSVMKKRTAVYSAEEKALMVMLEGEQEEERRREREKRVKKERERHLQRKQRVNAMLFGDELPADSVLQPFRGYYTQAERSLHALLQIRREWDVFVVPADHPDGSSVPQSWILPDAPSDQAWASALQTADTE